GTCGGGGGTGCCGCGCAGGCTTTTCTGGAAGGCGGTAAGCCCTTTTCCCAGGCTGGCACCTATCTCCGGCAACTTGCGTGCGCCGAACAACAGCACAATGATGATCAGGATCAGGGTCAGTTCCCAGAAACCGGGCATAGTGCCGTCCCTTTCTTGTCTCGGGATGACGGGTGCGGGAAGGTACAAGAAAGGCGGGAGCTTCCTGTTGTCCGGATGCTCCCGCCCGTCATGTTTTTGAC
This portion of the Syntrophotalea acetylenica genome encodes:
- the tatA gene encoding twin-arginine translocase TatA/TatE family subunit encodes the protein MPGFWELTLILIIIVLLFGARKLPEIGASLGKGLTAFQKSLRGTPDDDPDNDHTDNLPPEDRH